TATCACGCGGCCGGGGTCGGCCTGATCGGCCTCGGGATCGCGGCCACCGCCTTCGCGGGCCGCAAGCGGGCATAGAAAAGGAGCCCGGATTGCGCCGGGCCCCTTCACTGGCGCCGCCCTTCGTGGGGGATCAGGCGGCCCGCTTCCAGTTCGGTTCCAGCACCACATGCGGCGGGCAGGGCGCCACGTCACCGAGCGGCAGGCCGACCAGTTCGTTGGCGAAGCCATGGTTGACGTCCCGGTGATGGGCCTCGTCGGCGCGGACGACCTCGATCACGTCGCGCAGGGTGGCGTCGGCGGCCAGGCCCCAGTAGCGGATGGCGATGACCGGAGCCCGGACGTTCTCCGAGCGGCCCTCGTCGATCTCGGCCAGATAGTGGGTGTAGCTGATCACCGCTTCTTCTTCGAAGTAGCCGACCACGCGGTGGGCGGTCTTGGGGCTGATCAGGTAGAGGGCGAAGAAGAACAGGTAGAAGACCCACTGCACGGCAACGACCACGAAACGCTCGAAAGCGGTCGGCTGGCAGACCTTGATGAAGGTCATCAGGTGCATGCGCTCGTTCTCGGCCTCGTCCATCAGGGTCTTGATCCAGCCCTTGTCGTCGCACATCCGGCGCAGGCACTTCAGGTGGGTCAGGGTGGCGCCGACCATGCCGGGCACCGCCGCGACGGTCTCCAGCACCACGGCCCGGTGGCCGTAGCGCGTGGCGAAGAAGGTGTCGGCGAAGAAGCGAAGGGCCTTGACGAAGCCATAGGCGACGCGGTCCGAAACGCCGCGCGGCTGGTGGTGGACGGTCAGGTCGATCGCGGGAAGTTCGGCAATCATCGGGGGCGTTTCCTTGTCGATGGCGGGAAGACCCGCTGCAATGACAGGGTTCTGCGCCCGAACGCCTGCGGTTGAAATTTCGCAATGGCCCTTAGTGGAACATACCTAGGTTGGGCATACGGGACGGCAGGCGCCTAAGGGAAAACCCTTAGGGGCCGTCCACGAATGGCGGGCGCCGGTCACCGGCGCAAAAATCCGGTTCCTCACACCCGGGAGCCCGCCATGACCTTCCAAACCCTCTTCCTGGCCGGCGTCGTCGCCGCCTTCAGCAGCCTGTTCCTGGTGCTGATGTACGTCTGGATCACCGTCAATCTGCACCAGATGAAGCAGGCCAGGACCGTCACCCAGGTGACCCCGGCCCAACGGCCGGCACACGACCCGCTGAAGCTGGCGGCCTGACGCAAAAAGGGCCCCGGATCGCTCCGGGGCCCTCTTCGTATCGACGTCCGAAGGACTAGCCTTCGACGCGCTCGATGATGATGGCCGGAGCCATGCCGCCGGCGGCGCACATGGTGACCAGGCCGCGCTTCAGGCCACGGCGTTCCAGTTCATCGACCATGGTGCCGATCAGGATGGCGCCGGTGGCGCCGATCGGGTGACCCAGGGCCATGGCGCCGCCGTTCACATTGACCTTGGCCCGGTCGAGCTTCAGGTCGCGGATGAACTTCTCGGCGACGACGGCGAAGGCTTCGTTGATTTCCCACAGATCGATGTCGTCGACCGTCAGGCCGGCCTTTTCCAGCACCTTGCGGGCGGCGGGGACCGGGGCGTTGAGCATCAGGGTCGGCGAGTCGCCCATGTTGGCGGTTGCGATGACCTTGGCGCGGGCCTTGAGGCCATGCTCCTTGGCGTACTTGGGCGAGGCCAGCAGGATGGCGGCCGAGCCGTCGACGACGCCCGAGCTGTTGCCGGCGTGGTGGATGAACTGGATGTCCAGGCCCGGGTGCACGGCGGTGATCAGCTTGCGGAAGGTCGTGCCTTCCTCGTCGAGCGGCACGTCGGCCATGGCGGCGAACGACGGCTTCAGGGCGGCCAGGCCCTCGGCGGTGGTTTCCGGACGCGGGAACTCTTCCTTGTCCAGGGCCAGGGTGCCGTCGGCGTTGTAGACCGGAACCAGGCTCTTGTCGAAGTGACCACCGGCGATGGCGGCGGCGGCGCGCTTCTGGCTTTCGAGGGCCAGGGCGTCGACGTCTTCACGGGTGATGCCTTCCATCGTGGCGATGGCGTCGGCGCAAACGCCCTGGTGCGATTGGGGATGCATTTCACGCAGGTTCTTGTTGCCGCGGTCCATCAGCATCGGCGCGCCGTCCGAGGGCGCGCGACGGCCGGCCATCGACATCATCTCGGTGCCGCCGGCGATGACCAGGTCTTCCATGCCGGACATGATGGCCTGGGCGGCCAGGCTGACGGCGGTGATGCCCGAACCGCAGAAGCGGTCCAGGGTCATGGCCGAGGACTTGACGTCATAGCCGGCCGACAGCGCCGACATGCGGCCCAGATCGCCGCCCTGCATGCCGACCTGGCTGCTGGTGCCCCAGAAGATGTCGTCGACTTCGGCGGTGTTGATCTTGTTGCGTTCGGCCAGGGCCTTGAGGACGGTGGCGCCCAGTTCCTGCGGGTGGATTTCGGCAAGGGCGCCCTTGCCGATCTTGCCGATGCCCCGGGGGGTGCGGACCGCGTCGATGATCAGAGCTTCAGGCATGAACGCCTCCTCGTTTTGATTTCGGGCGCACCTAAGCGCCCTCACCTTGCGGCATTCAAGCGCTTGTTTGACGCATCCGTAAGCCCCTCACGCTTGGCGGCCTATTCGCGGTATGGCTGGATCGATGAGCGATTTCGACTACAGCCGCAGCTTCAGAGGCCAGGCCCTGGCCGCCCGCCTGCGCCGCGCTTCCGACCTGCTCGACCGCGACGGGACCCGTGTCTACGCCGCCCAGGCCGTGCGATTCGAACAGCGCTGGTACGGCATCCTGCGCCAGTTGATCGCCAATGGGCCGATGTCGGTCGGCGCCATCGCCAAGGTGCTGCGCATCACCCACGTCTCGGTCAGCGAAGCCAGCCGCTCGATGGAAAAGGCCGGCATCATCACCTCCGCCGCCTCGCCGGAGGACGGCCGCAAGCGCAACCTCGTTCTCACTGACCAGGGCCGCGCCCTGGCCGCGGACCTGGCCCCGCTGTGGGGCGCCTTCAACGCCGCCGCCGACGAGCTCAACACCGAGGCCGGCGATCTGGTGGCCCTGCTCGACCGGCTCGACGACGCCCTCGCCCGCAAGTCGATGTATGATCGGATCGTCGAGCGCCTCCCGTCCCTTACCGAGAGTTCATTTGACGATACGTAGGTGCCTACATATCGTCCGAACCTCACTCCCGCGCATGAGGTTGGCGATGCATCGAAGACAGTTCCTGGCGGGCTCCGTGACCGCCGCCGCCTTTGCGGCCCTGCCGTCCATGGCCGCCGAAACGATCAGCCCCGCCGCACGCCGACTCTACCGCGACGCCATCGTCATCGACGGCAACCTGGTCGCGCCGTTGGACCCCACCGCGCCCCTGGACGCCGTCACCCGGGCGCAGGTCAAGGCCTCGGGCCTGTCCGCCTTCAAGATGACGCTCGGCGGGCCCGGCAGTCAGACCAAGGCCGAGACCACCGAGGAATGCGGCCTGATCGACAAGGCCATCGGCCTCAACAGCGACCTCTTCACCCGCGTCCGCAAGATCGGCGACATCGCCGCCGCCAAGACCGGCGGCAAGGTCGGGCTCATCGCCTCGTTCGAGGCTGGCGAGATGCTCGAGGGCCAGGTCGAGTCCATCGACCACTTCCGGGCCTTAGACGTTCTGGTCATGGGGCTGAGCTACAACCTGACCACGCCGTTCGGGTCGGGCGTCATGTCGAAAGCCGCGACCGGCCTGACCGATCTGGGCCGCCAGGCCATCGACCGGATGAACCG
The nucleotide sequence above comes from Caulobacter sp. NIBR1757. Encoded proteins:
- a CDS encoding alternative oxidase, which produces MIAELPAIDLTVHHQPRGVSDRVAYGFVKALRFFADTFFATRYGHRAVVLETVAAVPGMVGATLTHLKCLRRMCDDKGWIKTLMDEAENERMHLMTFIKVCQPTAFERFVVVAVQWVFYLFFFALYLISPKTAHRVVGYFEEEAVISYTHYLAEIDEGRSENVRAPVIAIRYWGLAADATLRDVIEVVRADEAHHRDVNHGFANELVGLPLGDVAPCPPHVVLEPNWKRAA
- a CDS encoding acetyl-CoA C-acetyltransferase — protein: MPEALIIDAVRTPRGIGKIGKGALAEIHPQELGATVLKALAERNKINTAEVDDIFWGTSSQVGMQGGDLGRMSALSAGYDVKSSAMTLDRFCGSGITAVSLAAQAIMSGMEDLVIAGGTEMMSMAGRRAPSDGAPMLMDRGNKNLREMHPQSHQGVCADAIATMEGITREDVDALALESQKRAAAAIAGGHFDKSLVPVYNADGTLALDKEEFPRPETTAEGLAALKPSFAAMADVPLDEEGTTFRKLITAVHPGLDIQFIHHAGNSSGVVDGSAAILLASPKYAKEHGLKARAKVIATANMGDSPTLMLNAPVPAARKVLEKAGLTVDDIDLWEINEAFAVVAEKFIRDLKLDRAKVNVNGGAMALGHPIGATGAILIGTMVDELERRGLKRGLVTMCAAGGMAPAIIIERVEG
- a CDS encoding MarR family transcriptional regulator, translating into MSDFDYSRSFRGQALAARLRRASDLLDRDGTRVYAAQAVRFEQRWYGILRQLIANGPMSVGAIAKVLRITHVSVSEASRSMEKAGIITSAASPEDGRKRNLVLTDQGRALAADLAPLWGAFNAAADELNTEAGDLVALLDRLDDALARKSMYDRIVERLPSLTESSFDDT
- a CDS encoding membrane dipeptidase → MHRRQFLAGSVTAAAFAALPSMAAETISPAARRLYRDAIVIDGNLVAPLDPTAPLDAVTRAQVKASGLSAFKMTLGGPGSQTKAETTEECGLIDKAIGLNSDLFTRVRKIGDIAAAKTGGKVGLIASFEAGEMLEGQVESIDHFRALDVLVMGLSYNLTTPFGSGVMSKAATGLTDLGRQAIDRMNRLGVTLDISHSDETTGFAAIEASRRPVLVTHAGSGAIRPHPRNKSNRLMKALADRGGVIGIFDLSYISVAPDQPSLAAYMAHLTHALNTAGEDHVGIGSDTILTPFDTSPEMMKMWDAETARRKATGVAAPGEGPPPFVTGLNRSDRCAVIADRLLKAGYPARVAEKVLGANFHRVFAETWSPA